The genomic region CGGCGCCCGGGCCGTGTACGCCGGCCAGCCGGGCGCCCCGCCACAGCGCGAGCTGCAACGCGGTGATGTCGGAGAAGCCGGCCACCACCTTCGGGTCGCGGCGGACGGCGGCCATGTCGATCGCGTCCACGATCCGCTGCGCGCCGTACCCGCCGCGGGTGCAGATGACCCCGCGTACCTGCGGGTCGGTGAACGCGGCGTTCAGGTCGGCCGCGCGCAGCTCGTCGGTGCCGGCCAGGTAGCCGTGCCGGGCGTACGCGTTCGCCGCCAACACCGGCCGCAACCCCCAACCGGTGAGCAGCTCCACACCACGCGCCACCCGCTCCGGCGAGGTCGGCCCGGACGGCGACACCAGCGCCACAGTGTCGCCGGGGCGCAGCACGGGCGGGCGTACGGCAGCGGTGTCCTCGCTGATCACAACCGCAGAGCCTAACGAGCGGCGACCACGGCGCGTGCCCGTGCCGGGGAGTGGCACCACTGGGCGCACCGGATAGCCTCGACGGGTGGCAACCGCGCTGGTTATCGAGAACGACCCGACGGACGACGCGCGCCGGCTGGGTGAGTGGCTGACCGAGGCAGGGCTGGAACTGGAGGTGGTCCGCCCGCACGCCGGTGACGAGCTACCCGCCGACCTGGAGGGGTACGCGGCGCTCGTGGTGCTCGGCGGCGACCAGCAGGCGTACCCGCTTGCGGACGGCTCGCCCGGCGCACCCTGGTTTCCCGCGGTGGAGGGCCTGCTGCGCAAGGCGGTCCGCTACCGGGTGCCCACCCTTGCCGTCTGCCTGGGCGCGCAACTGCTCGCCACCGCGCACGCAGGCCTCGTCGAACGGAGTCCGTCCGGGCCGGAGATCGGCCCCGGCGTGGTCGGCCGGCGCGACGCCGCCGAGGGTGACCCGCTGTTCCGGTACGTCCCGCTGATCCCGGACGTCCTCCAGTGGCACTCCGACGAGATCACCGAGCTGCCCCGGGGCGCCACCCTGCTGGCCGCGTCGACCCGCTACCCGCATCAGGCGTTCCGGCTCGGTGACCGGGCCTGGGGCCTCCAGTTCCACATCGAATGCGACACCGCGATGATCGCCGACTGGGCGGCCGACTCGGCCCTTCTCGCCGAGCTGGGCTACGACCCGGAGCTTGTGGTGGCGGCCTGCG from Micromonospora profundi harbors:
- a CDS encoding type 1 glutamine amidotransferase, whose translation is MATALVIENDPTDDARRLGEWLTEAGLELEVVRPHAGDELPADLEGYAALVVLGGDQQAYPLADGSPGAPWFPAVEGLLRKAVRYRVPTLAVCLGAQLLATAHAGLVERSPSGPEIGPGVVGRRDAAEGDPLFRYVPLIPDVLQWHSDEITELPRGATLLAASTRYPHQAFRLGDRAWGLQFHIECDTAMIADWAADSALLAELGYDPELVVAACDAVMVDVEEVWQPFAARFAALALGELDDSTTRRGLPLLGH